One Tolypothrix bouteillei VB521301 DNA window includes the following coding sequences:
- a CDS encoding type II toxin-antitoxin system VapC family toxin — translation MKLLLDTHVFIWVAGNPEKLSEKVRNLLTDANNFWVVSIASVWELQIKSQLGKLNLNSPLPKLITTQQQVNNLQLLPIELSHIYALEALPSHHRDPFDRILIAQSIFEKMPLLSVDAVFDTYSVERIWE, via the coding sequence ATGAAACTTTTATTAGATACCCACGTATTTATTTGGGTAGCAGGAAATCCTGAAAAGCTATCTGAGAAAGTAAGAAATTTATTAACCGATGCTAACAACTTTTGGGTAGTCAGCATCGCTAGTGTTTGGGAATTACAAATCAAATCTCAGCTAGGTAAGCTAAATTTAAACTCACCCCTTCCTAAATTAATCACAACTCAACAGCAAGTGAATAATTTACAATTATTACCCATTGAATTATCTCATATTTATGCCTTAGAAGCTTTACCAAGTCACCACCGCGATCCTTTTGACCGAATTTTAATAGCTCAATCAATATTTGAAAAAATGCCTCTGTTAAGTGTAGATGCAGTTTTTGATACATATTCAGTTGAAAGGATTTGGGAGTAA
- a CDS encoding DUF2281 domain-containing protein yields the protein MTSQVVDTTSKLIAKLQTLPLEQQQQVLDFVEFLVQKYPHPQQSSQKRVLGLNQGEIWMSDDFNDPLPDEFWLGEGQV from the coding sequence ATGACTTCCCAAGTTGTAGATACCACCTCAAAATTAATTGCCAAGCTGCAAACCTTACCACTCGAACAGCAACAACAGGTTCTGGATTTCGTTGAATTTTTAGTACAAAAATATCCTCATCCCCAACAATCATCCCAGAAACGGGTATTGGGTCTGAACCAAGGAGAGATTTGGATGAGCGATGATTTTAATGACCCTTTACCAGATGAATTTTGGTTAGGTGAGGGTCAGGTATGA
- a CDS encoding CCA tRNA nucleotidyltransferase, which produces MNIPVPSTLSPDYWPFSFELLPQPAYMVGGAVRDAILSRTREYLDLDFVIPSNAVKTARKIASHYKAGFVLLDAKRQIARVVFPQATVDFAQQEGESLTTDLRRRDFTVNAIAYNPYTQEIIDPLQGYADLQQRLLRMISPANLEDDPLRLMRAYRQAAQLGFTIESNTQDTIRSLAPCISKVAAERVRVELSYMLNSSQGTPWVIQAWEDGLLAQFFQYSTKDSVSLLSEVDKAASQIAQTWNQLGVELSQYVRETVKTTWLGIAKLACLVNPQPETAETELMQLTYSRAEIKAVLTALKLVPQFKTPQLSIREQYFLFQEAGAAFPAIVALAVARGTQVGETAPSIARYLNPDDLVAHPTSIVSGNDIIITLKIPASPLVGKLLTEIALAQIEGKVSTAAEAIEFAAGLLKSVNSP; this is translated from the coding sequence ATGAATATTCCAGTTCCTTCTACTTTATCCCCAGATTATTGGCCTTTTAGCTTTGAGTTATTGCCACAACCAGCTTATATGGTGGGTGGTGCTGTGCGGGATGCAATCCTCTCTAGGACACGGGAATATCTGGATCTAGATTTTGTAATACCATCTAACGCTGTCAAGACAGCTCGTAAAATCGCTTCACATTACAAAGCAGGTTTTGTGTTGCTTGATGCAAAAAGACAAATTGCTCGCGTGGTGTTTCCTCAAGCTACGGTTGACTTCGCCCAACAGGAAGGCGAAAGTTTGACAACTGATTTGCGAAGACGGGATTTTACAGTGAATGCGATCGCATACAATCCCTATACTCAAGAAATCATCGATCCCCTTCAAGGCTATGCGGATCTGCAACAGCGGCTTTTAAGAATGATTTCACCTGCTAACTTAGAAGACGATCCATTGCGGTTGATGCGAGCATACCGCCAAGCCGCACAACTTGGTTTTACGATTGAGTCAAATACACAAGACACAATTCGCTCTTTAGCTCCATGCATTAGCAAAGTAGCAGCAGAAAGAGTCAGGGTAGAATTAAGTTATATGCTGAACTCATCCCAAGGAACTCCCTGGGTGATACAAGCTTGGGAAGATGGTTTGTTAGCGCAGTTCTTCCAATACTCGACAAAAGACAGTGTTTCGCTACTTTCAGAAGTTGACAAAGCAGCATCTCAAATAGCACAAACATGGAATCAACTTGGAGTAGAGCTTTCCCAGTATGTACGCGAGACTGTTAAAACGACATGGTTGGGAATTGCAAAACTAGCTTGTCTTGTCAATCCACAACCAGAGACAGCAGAAACTGAGTTGATGCAACTCACCTACAGCCGTGCTGAAATTAAAGCTGTTTTGACAGCTTTAAAACTGGTACCACAGTTTAAGACACCTCAATTGTCCATACGAGAACAGTACTTCTTGTTTCAAGAAGCAGGAGCGGCATTTCCGGCAATTGTTGCCTTAGCCGTAGCAAGAGGAACTCAGGTAGGGGAGACTGCACCCTCGATCGCCCGCTACCTTAACCCTGACGATCTGGTCGCTCATCCCACATCAATAGTGAGTGGCAATGATATAATAATAACCTTAAAAATTCCTGCTTCGCCACTAGTAGGTAAACTGCTAACCGAAATTGCTCTAGCCCAAATAGAAGGTAAGGTTTCCACCGCAGCAGAAGCAATAGAGTTTGCGGCTGGGTTACTCAAATCAGTGAATAGTCCGTGA
- a CDS encoding serine/threonine-protein kinase, which produces MLAEIQPGTLIGHRYLINKLLGKGGFGRTYLVYDTQRFGEPCVLKEFVPPNTSERLLNKYRDLFEREAKVLYQINHPQIPKFLAWLTEEERLFIVQEYIDGRTYSQLLRDRLSQQKKPFSEAEVIQWLLELLSVLDYLHQLNIIHRDIAPDNVIHSQKQSKPVLIDFGIVKQKVSEVWNTDPENDQHSVMGSVVGKIGYSPPEQLRMGQCYPCSDLYALAVSAIVLMTGKMPNLLLDPSLKWKWRSYAQVSPQLGEILEKMLAENPLDRYQSAKEVIDELQSCSHLASGNSDAILLEQKVQTDRNSELKTAKTGEAKDNTPEKQKFSDIKTSIENTLGINSEFLASCQEELTSFVGPFASVLLKNTLNQFPQLTPNELVERLAVAIPHPERSREFRNRAQILLSQTGSPQETTLFQDVVTSFPAANDPEFLQYCRKELVSFVGPFATVLIEDTIANNPNITPEQLVEVLVAKIPHQQRAQEFRNRIQIKYKS; this is translated from the coding sequence ATGCTAGCTGAGATTCAACCAGGAACTTTGATCGGTCATCGCTATCTCATTAACAAGCTTCTTGGAAAGGGAGGCTTCGGAAGAACTTATCTAGTGTATGACACTCAGCGGTTTGGTGAACCTTGTGTTCTGAAAGAATTTGTACCTCCAAACACCTCAGAGCGTTTACTTAACAAATATCGCGACCTATTTGAGCGCGAAGCAAAAGTTTTATACCAAATCAATCATCCCCAAATACCGAAATTTCTAGCTTGGTTGACCGAGGAAGAGCGGCTGTTTATCGTACAGGAATATATTGATGGTCGAACCTACTCTCAACTGTTGCGCGATCGCCTTTCTCAGCAAAAAAAGCCTTTTTCTGAAGCTGAAGTTATCCAATGGTTGTTAGAGTTGCTATCGGTGTTAGATTATCTTCACCAGTTGAACATCATTCATCGGGATATTGCACCCGATAATGTTATCCATTCCCAAAAACAGTCTAAACCCGTGCTGATTGACTTTGGAATTGTTAAACAGAAAGTTTCTGAGGTTTGGAACACCGACCCTGAAAACGACCAGCACTCCGTTATGGGTTCAGTAGTAGGCAAAATAGGCTATTCTCCACCAGAGCAACTGCGTATGGGACAATGCTATCCCTGTAGCGACTTATACGCATTGGCTGTTTCTGCGATCGTTCTTATGACTGGAAAAATGCCAAATTTATTGCTCGATCCGTCTTTGAAGTGGAAATGGCGCTCCTACGCTCAGGTCAGTCCCCAATTGGGTGAAATACTAGAAAAAATGTTAGCGGAGAATCCATTAGACCGTTACCAATCAGCCAAAGAAGTTATTGATGAGTTACAAAGCTGTTCGCATCTTGCATCGGGTAATTCTGATGCGATCCTACTCGAACAAAAGGTACAAACTGACCGCAACAGCGAGCTGAAAACGGCAAAGACTGGAGAAGCAAAAGACAATACACCAGAGAAACAAAAATTTTCAGATATCAAGACAAGTATTGAAAATACGCTTGGTATTAACTCTGAGTTTTTAGCATCTTGTCAGGAAGAATTAACTAGTTTTGTAGGACCGTTTGCTAGTGTTCTGCTAAAAAATACTTTAAATCAATTCCCACAGCTTACACCCAACGAACTTGTTGAACGACTGGCTGTAGCAATTCCTCATCCAGAAAGATCGCGAGAGTTTAGAAACCGCGCTCAAATTCTGCTGTCACAAACAGGAAGCCCTCAAGAAACTACTCTCTTTCAGGATGTGGTAACTAGCTTTCCGGCTGCTAACGATCCCGAGTTTTTACAATATTGTCGTAAAGAACTCGTGAGCTTTGTAGGACCTTTCGCAACCGTTCTTATCGAAGATACTATAGCAAATAACCCAAATATTACACCAGAGCAATTGGTAGAAGTCTTAGTGGCAAAGATTCCCCACCAGCAAAGAGCACAAGAATTTAGAAATCGCATTCAAATAAAGTATAAAAGCTAA
- a CDS encoding Ycf34 family protein produces MCICVNCHYVDRCLTYHAVETQHEQPHLTETPDFEPNEPSINVNIRPREDVIEMEWDVVGCLSFKREMGKWAKLRPGELVPT; encoded by the coding sequence ATGTGTATTTGCGTGAACTGCCATTATGTAGATCGCTGTCTCACCTACCACGCGGTAGAAACGCAGCACGAGCAGCCCCACTTGACTGAAACACCAGATTTTGAGCCTAATGAACCTTCCATTAATGTTAACATCCGCCCGCGTGAGGATGTCATTGAAATGGAATGGGATGTTGTGGGATGTCTCAGCTTTAAGCGCGAAATGGGTAAGTGGGCTAAGTTACGTCCCGGTGAATTAGTGCCAACTTGA
- a CDS encoding aldo/keto reductase, translating to MRLKLSTQGPDVSRIVYGVWRLAADPAGVTRDRILEKIQTAIEMGITTFDHADIYGNYSCEELFGSALANSPTLRDSMELITKCDIKLVSPKRPAHSIKHYDTSREHIISSVETSLRNLRTDRIDVLLLHRPDPLLDADEVAGAFTDLREQGKVLHFGVSNFTVPQMELLASRLSFPLVTNQIEISVLEMASLQDGTLDYCQKLRISPMAWSPLAGGTLFASNNPRIVRVRESLQQVAREQGATEEQVALAWLLRHPARIVPVIGTNNLERLKNLAAANRFILSREQWFAIWTASIGHPVP from the coding sequence ATGAGGTTAAAACTTTCTACTCAAGGACCTGATGTATCAAGGATTGTCTATGGAGTCTGGCGTTTAGCCGCCGATCCTGCGGGAGTTACTCGCGACAGAATTCTTGAGAAGATTCAAACCGCAATAGAAATGGGAATTACGACTTTTGACCATGCGGACATTTACGGTAACTACTCTTGTGAGGAGTTGTTTGGGTCAGCATTAGCCAATTCCCCCACTCTTAGAGACTCAATGGAGTTGATAACAAAGTGTGATATCAAGCTAGTATCTCCCAAGCGTCCCGCCCATAGCATCAAGCATTATGACACAAGCCGGGAACACATTATCTCTTCTGTAGAAACTTCTCTTCGCAACCTCCGCACGGATCGCATAGATGTTCTTCTCCTCCACAGACCTGACCCACTTCTAGATGCTGATGAGGTAGCGGGTGCTTTTACCGACCTTCGCGAACAAGGGAAAGTACTTCATTTTGGAGTGTCTAACTTCACTGTTCCTCAAATGGAACTTCTCGCCTCACGACTCTCCTTTCCCCTCGTCACAAATCAGATTGAGATAAGCGTCCTTGAAATGGCTTCACTTCAAGACGGAACTCTCGACTATTGCCAAAAACTGCGAATTTCTCCTATGGCTTGGTCACCTTTGGCTGGAGGAACCCTGTTTGCAAGCAATAACCCCAGGATTGTGCGCGTGAGGGAATCCCTGCAACAGGTTGCGCGAGAGCAAGGTGCAACGGAAGAGCAAGTGGCACTTGCATGGCTCCTGCGACATCCCGCCCGGATTGTTCCAGTCATTGGTACGAATAATCTTGAGAGGTTGAAGAACCTTGCTGCGGCTAACCGCTTTATACTTTCTCGCGAGCAATGGTTTGCCATCTGGACTGCATCAATAGGACATCCCGTCCCGTAA
- a CDS encoding FAD-binding domain-containing protein, translated as MCKSYYNRIYNPNKNIEEKDSDLRFIYHWIPKLLGHSLQDILQGKYIEHGLYPPPILDWSKTRLVNGKIVSDIRKRVRERLLVSGGDELESAIATKTTVEKYFESKDKQYKQFQEKEFLS; from the coding sequence TTGTGCAAGTCATATTATAATCGGATCTACAATCCTAATAAAAATATTGAAGAAAAAGATTCAGATTTGCGCTTTATCTACCACTGGATACCGAAGTTGCTGGGACACAGTTTACAGGATATTCTCCAAGGTAAGTACATTGAGCACGGTTTATATCCACCACCCATTCTAGATTGGTCAAAAACTCGCCTCGTCAACGGGAAAATTGTCTCCGATATCCGCAAGCGCGTGCGAGAACGCCTATTGGTATCTGGTGGGGATGAGTTAGAAAGTGCTATTGCTACGAAAACAACCGTTGAAAAATACTTTGAGTCCAAAGATAAACAGTACAAGCAATTTCAGGAAAAAGAGTTTCTTTCTTGA
- a CDS encoding Tll0287-like domain-containing protein, whose translation MLQQLTKKFQNLTLATKLTTLLLIIFIGGITLSSIAFAHLLNYQAEIAVKSRARFIFQNINAIRQYTNDEVQPVLERHLKEDEFALQAIPSYSARKVFVNLQKQDATYNDFFYKDAMLNPTNPQDLADSFETTIVQKLQQANNLQNITSGYRLMNGEKYFYIASPLALTDSTCLRCHSSPDVAPKRMIKVYGTEHGFGWNLNEINGAQIVSVPANIILVRAHQALMLSIGIITLVFAIAIYVANLWLKRYVIQPIKRVVRVAEAVSTGDFDAEFDKVSKDEIGSLVEAFTRMKLSLLMAIQSFEQQRPKG comes from the coding sequence ATGTTGCAACAATTAACAAAAAAGTTTCAAAATTTAACATTAGCTACCAAGTTAACCACATTGCTACTCATAATTTTTATTGGAGGAATTACATTAAGCAGTATAGCTTTTGCTCATCTGTTAAATTACCAAGCTGAAATAGCAGTCAAATCAAGAGCTCGTTTTATATTTCAGAATATCAATGCTATAAGGCAATACACAAATGATGAAGTGCAACCAGTCTTGGAACGACATTTAAAAGAAGATGAATTTGCACTGCAAGCTATCCCATCTTACTCAGCCCGGAAAGTCTTTGTAAATCTCCAGAAACAAGATGCAACTTATAATGATTTCTTCTACAAGGACGCCATGCTAAATCCTACCAATCCTCAAGATTTAGCAGATAGTTTTGAAACAACAATTGTGCAAAAATTGCAACAGGCTAATAATTTGCAAAACATAACATCTGGATATCGTTTGATGAACGGAGAAAAATACTTTTACATTGCTAGCCCTTTAGCCTTAACAGACTCAACTTGTTTGAGATGTCATAGCAGTCCAGATGTTGCTCCCAAGAGAATGATTAAGGTGTATGGAACAGAACATGGATTTGGTTGGAACTTGAATGAAATTAATGGCGCTCAAATTGTTTCCGTTCCAGCAAATATAATTCTTGTAAGAGCTCACCAAGCCTTGATGTTATCGATAGGAATTATAACTCTCGTTTTTGCGATCGCTATATATGTAGCGAATCTATGGCTGAAGCGATATGTTATCCAACCTATCAAGCGGGTTGTTCGAGTTGCAGAAGCGGTGAGTACTGGTGATTTTGATGCTGAATTTGATAAAGTATCCAAAGATGAAATAGGTTCTCTTGTAGAAGCTTTTACTCGTATGAAGCTGAGTTTGCTGATGGCCATTCAAAGTTTTGAACAGCAACGCCCAAAAGGATAA
- a CDS encoding leucine-rich repeat domain-containing protein: protein MNEAELLEVIEKAATEGATELVLMFEELRVLPPEIGLLTNLNTLALSENHLSQLPAEIVQLTNLQTLYFRYNGLSTLPPEIVQLTNLQWLDLRGNQLRVLPSEFGQLTNLEVLYLDDNHLSRLPSEFGQLTNLQSLWIIENQLRELPSEFGQLANLNTLNLYMNQIRKLPSEFGQLTNLKLLVLGENQLRELPSKFGQLTNLELLDLRNNGLSELPAEIVQLTNLESLDLSYNHLSQLPAEIVQLTNLRSLDLKFNRLSELPPEIQQLPNLENLDLRGNPVPIPSEMLGPKEIWRCSRNANEILDYYFHTINK, encoded by the coding sequence ATGAACGAGGCAGAACTATTAGAGGTAATAGAAAAAGCAGCAACAGAAGGCGCAACGGAACTCGTACTCATGTTTGAGGAATTGAGAGTGTTGCCACCTGAAATCGGACTCCTCACCAACTTGAATACTCTAGCCCTCAGTGAGAACCACCTGAGTCAGCTGCCAGCAGAAATAGTCCAACTCACTAACTTGCAAACGCTATACTTCAGATATAACGGACTAAGTACACTACCACCAGAAATAGTCCAACTTACTAACTTGCAATGGCTTGACCTCAGAGGTAATCAACTCAGAGTACTGCCAAGTGAATTCGGTCAACTCACCAACTTGGAAGTGCTATATCTCGATGACAATCACCTAAGTAGGCTGCCAAGTGAATTTGGTCAACTCACTAACTTGCAATCGCTCTGGATTATAGAGAATCAACTGAGGGAATTGCCAAGTGAATTTGGGCAGCTCGCCAACTTGAACACGCTCAACCTTTACATGAATCAAATAAGGAAACTGCCAAGTGAATTCGGTCAACTTACCAACTTGAAATTGCTAGTTCTTGGTGAGAATCAACTAAGGGAACTACCAAGTAAATTCGGTCAACTTACCAACTTGGAATTGCTTGACCTCAGGAATAATGGACTAAGCGAGCTGCCAGCAGAAATTGTCCAACTCACCAACTTGGAATCCCTTGACCTCAGTTATAATCACCTAAGCCAACTGCCAGCAGAAATAGTTCAACTCACCAATTTGCGCTCGCTTGACCTCAAATTTAATCGATTGAGTGAGTTGCCACCGGAAATTCAACAACTGCCAAACTTGGAAAATCTCGATCTGCGTGGCAACCCTGTCCCGATCCCATCTGAGATGTTGGGGCCAAAGGAAATTTGGAGATGTTCGAGGAATGCCAATGAAATTCTTGATTACTATTTCCACACAATCAATAAATAA